Proteins encoded together in one Rhipicephalus sanguineus isolate Rsan-2018 chromosome 9, BIME_Rsan_1.4, whole genome shotgun sequence window:
- the LOC119405920 gene encoding putative nuclease HARBI1, translating to MVLREFINDYDPCRSLAFWREWWAGPTMWHWARTRWAGQRLAVGICQSMLLTPELGCKLVNSETARVKLGSDMAAAAAALVLASSGGRRQFERSDPFLVLTDEQFRQHFRLSKTSVRWICDELADHPRLRRLRGGPQSLTVAEQVLCALRFYATGSFQGNIGSESYIGRHQTTVSRCIKDVSIALVDTAVRKRWVAFPRTASERAYIKDRFLRRGSITGVIGCVDGTYIGIKAPSKSNRTVLKANYFTRKAHYALNTMVVCDADLRILHIDARFPGSCHDAHVWGKSALRRHFELGHLLDDGDCLLGDSGYPLEPWLLTPVAGHPPAQSPEALYNKAHSSMRSVVERCIGVLKARFRCLQKYRSLHHEPGRACHIIAACAALHNISLAAGEPEPSDNSDDSCGSDDNDDTDDDDDVPPALPNPPLPNTPVTASARRQLFAKGKALRDSKLRLFQQTRPARLMYLNRVRRRLRRRRLH from the exons ATGGTGCTTCGCGAATTCATCAATGATTACGATCCGTGTCGGTCGCTGGCGTTTTGGCGTGAGTGGTGGGCGGGCCCAACCATGTGGCACTGGGCCCGTACGCGGTGGGCGGGCCAAAGGCTTGCCGTGGGCATCTGTCAGTCAATGTTATTGACACCCGAACTCGGCTGCAAACTCGTTAATTCTGAGACTGCCCGAGTTAAACTCGGTTCTGAcatggcggcggcagcagcagctttAGTGCTCGCTTCAAGCGGTGGCAGACGACAGTTTGAGCGGAGTGACCCTTTCCTTGTGCTCACTGACGAACAGTTCCGGCAACATTTTCGTCTTTCCAAAACGTCGGTGCGTTGGATATGCGACGAGCTAGCCGACCACCCGCGTCTACGTAGACTACGCGGCGGGCCCCAGTCCCTGACAGTAGCGGAGCAAGTTCTCTGTGCGCTCCGCTTCTACGCTACAGGGAGCTTTCAAGGAAATATTGGCTCCGAATCGTACATCGGGCGCCACCAGACTACAGTGAGCCGCTGCATAAAGGACGTATCCATCGCGCTTGTTGACACAGCTGTGCGGAAGCGGTGGGTCGCTTTTCCGCGAACAGCCTCCGAGCGCGCCTACATCAAGGACCGCTTCCTTCGTCGCGGCAGCATCACGGGCGTGATTGGATGCGTCGACGGGACGTACATTGGCATAAAGGCGCCGTCAAAGTCCAACCGGACTGTCCTCAAGGCCAACTACTTCACCAGGAAAGCTCACTACGCCCTGAACACGATGGTT GTTTGCGATGCTGACCTCCGCATCCTGCACATTGACGCACGGTTCCCTGGTTCTTGCCACGATGCTCATGTATGGGGGAAATCGGCTTTGCGGCGGCACTTCGAGCTTGGACACCTATTGGACGATGGGGACTGCCTGCTGG GAGACAGTGGCTACCCACTAGAGCCATGGCTTCTTACTCCTGTGGCAGGCCATCCGCCAGCGCAGTCACCTGAGGCACTTTACAACAAAGCCCACTCGTCGATGCGATCTGTTGTGGAGCGCTGCATTGGTGTGCTAAAGGCCAGGTTCAGGTGCTTGCAGAAGTACCGATCCCTTCACCATGAGCCCGGCCGAGCATGCCACATAATTGCAGCATGTGCAGCGCTGCACAACATTTCTCTTGCCGCCGGTGAGCCTGAGCCATCTGACAACAGTGACGACAGTTGCGGCAGTGACGACAATGACGACACCGATGACGATGACGACGTGCCGCCTGCACTGCCAAACCCACCCTTGCCAAATACACCTGTGACAGCAAGTGCACGTCGGCAGCTGTTTGCAAAGGGCAAAGCACTGCGGGACAGCAAGTTGCGCCTTTTTCAGCAAACGCGACCAGCGCGGCTAATGTACCTGAACCGGGTGAGGCGGCGCTTGCGTCGACGACGTTTACATTAG